In a genomic window of Octopus sinensis linkage group LG16, ASM634580v1, whole genome shotgun sequence:
- the LOC115220511 gene encoding uncharacterized protein LOC115220511 isoform X1 — protein MKITLCFTAKDVSCNMEDNQTTEYSYLNNSVYHRYSWPVGIFKEFCPVALYVDRYVTIVWYIIGLFTNPISAFLWMQPRIRRNNSSAIYLAALSITDFMFLWLHFINELQIAWGISTVAYTGICELYNFIYMIPQYMAPLIVLAFTVERWIAVCKPFQKEKYCTVNRAIYVVCGLIVTCTSLASIQIYIWYYDEKFQICTYREGQIENYSFTIIWNWLSELTIFGIVPIFVLLFNIQVIREIRKITKSNPIQIPYQTTTSNSNAASTITLLSISFYLIFTTLPVTLVFVVESNIHLGNFNMTDQEIRSDPVWNRYFTFLAIRRFTEELCFSHYACYFFVYCLTGPQFRRAFISYVPRKLCPAVKSKHVGYTSVAGNGRTGNETCTTYV, from the coding sequence ACGTTAGCTGCAATATGGAAGACAACCAGACGACAGAGTATTCCTACTTAAACAACAGTGTTTACCATCGCTATTCATGGCCTGTTGGCATTTTTAAAGAATTCTGTCCCGTAGCGCTCTATGTTGACCGCTACGTTACAATAGTTTGGTATATCATTGGACTTTTTACAAACCCAATTTCAGCCTTTCTATGGATGCAGCCACGTATCAGACGCAATAACTCTTCGGCAATCTATTTGGCTGCTTTGTCAATAACCGACTTTATGTTCCTGTGGCTACATTTTATAAATGAACTACAAATAGCTTGGGGTATTTCAACCGTTGCTTACACTGGAATATGTGAATTGTACAACTTCATCTACATGATCCCACAGTATATGGCACCACTTATTGTTCTTGCTTTTACAGTGGAACGATGGATTGCGGTGTGTAAGCCattccaaaaagaaaaatattgtactGTTAACAGAGCTATATATGTTGTCTGTGGACTCATCGTCACGTGTACGTCGCTTGCTTCAATTCAGATCTACATTTGGTACTACGATGAAAAGTTTCAAATTTGCACATACCGAGAAGGTCAGATCGAAAACTACAGTTTCACAATTATTTGGAATTGGTTAAGTGAGTTAACTATATTTGGTATTGTGCCGATTTTTGTGCTCCTTTTTAATATACAAGTAATTCGCGAAATTAGGAAGATTACAAAGTCTAATCCGATTCAAATCCCTTACCAGACAACGACATCAAACAGCAACGCTGCTTCGACTATAACTTTattgtccatttctttttacttgaTCTTCACTACTCTTCCAGTAActcttgtgtttgttgttgaaaGTAACATCCATTTAGGAAATTTTAACATGACAGATCAAGAAATCCGATCCGACCCGGTTTGGAACAGATATTTCACCTTCTTAGCAATTCGAAGATTTACTGAGGAACTATGCTTCTCACATTATGCATGCTATTTTTTTGTTTACTGTTTAACGGGGCCTCAGTTCAGGAGAGctttcatctcttatgtccctAGAAAGCTTTGTCCGGCAGTAAAATCTAAACATGTAGGATATACTTCCGTAGCAGGAAATGGAAGAACCGGAAATGAGACATGCACAACTTACGTGTGA
- the LOC115220511 gene encoding uncharacterized protein LOC115220511 isoform X2, which translates to MMCYDVSCNMEDNQTTEYSYLNNSVYHRYSWPVGIFKEFCPVALYVDRYVTIVWYIIGLFTNPISAFLWMQPRIRRNNSSAIYLAALSITDFMFLWLHFINELQIAWGISTVAYTGICELYNFIYMIPQYMAPLIVLAFTVERWIAVCKPFQKEKYCTVNRAIYVVCGLIVTCTSLASIQIYIWYYDEKFQICTYREGQIENYSFTIIWNWLSELTIFGIVPIFVLLFNIQVIREIRKITKSNPIQIPYQTTTSNSNAASTITLLSISFYLIFTTLPVTLVFVVESNIHLGNFNMTDQEIRSDPVWNRYFTFLAIRRFTEELCFSHYACYFFVYCLTGPQFRRAFISYVPRKLCPAVKSKHVGYTSVAGNGRTGNETCTTYV; encoded by the coding sequence ACGTTAGCTGCAATATGGAAGACAACCAGACGACAGAGTATTCCTACTTAAACAACAGTGTTTACCATCGCTATTCATGGCCTGTTGGCATTTTTAAAGAATTCTGTCCCGTAGCGCTCTATGTTGACCGCTACGTTACAATAGTTTGGTATATCATTGGACTTTTTACAAACCCAATTTCAGCCTTTCTATGGATGCAGCCACGTATCAGACGCAATAACTCTTCGGCAATCTATTTGGCTGCTTTGTCAATAACCGACTTTATGTTCCTGTGGCTACATTTTATAAATGAACTACAAATAGCTTGGGGTATTTCAACCGTTGCTTACACTGGAATATGTGAATTGTACAACTTCATCTACATGATCCCACAGTATATGGCACCACTTATTGTTCTTGCTTTTACAGTGGAACGATGGATTGCGGTGTGTAAGCCattccaaaaagaaaaatattgtactGTTAACAGAGCTATATATGTTGTCTGTGGACTCATCGTCACGTGTACGTCGCTTGCTTCAATTCAGATCTACATTTGGTACTACGATGAAAAGTTTCAAATTTGCACATACCGAGAAGGTCAGATCGAAAACTACAGTTTCACAATTATTTGGAATTGGTTAAGTGAGTTAACTATATTTGGTATTGTGCCGATTTTTGTGCTCCTTTTTAATATACAAGTAATTCGCGAAATTAGGAAGATTACAAAGTCTAATCCGATTCAAATCCCTTACCAGACAACGACATCAAACAGCAACGCTGCTTCGACTATAACTTTattgtccatttctttttacttgaTCTTCACTACTCTTCCAGTAActcttgtgtttgttgttgaaaGTAACATCCATTTAGGAAATTTTAACATGACAGATCAAGAAATCCGATCCGACCCGGTTTGGAACAGATATTTCACCTTCTTAGCAATTCGAAGATTTACTGAGGAACTATGCTTCTCACATTATGCATGCTATTTTTTTGTTTACTGTTTAACGGGGCCTCAGTTCAGGAGAGctttcatctcttatgtccctAGAAAGCTTTGTCCGGCAGTAAAATCTAAACATGTAGGATATACTTCCGTAGCAGGAAATGGAAGAACCGGAAATGAGACATGCACAACTTACGTGTGA
- the LOC115220511 gene encoding thyrotropin-releasing hormone receptor-like isoform X3, with the protein MEDNQTTEYSYLNNSVYHRYSWPVGIFKEFCPVALYVDRYVTIVWYIIGLFTNPISAFLWMQPRIRRNNSSAIYLAALSITDFMFLWLHFINELQIAWGISTVAYTGICELYNFIYMIPQYMAPLIVLAFTVERWIAVCKPFQKEKYCTVNRAIYVVCGLIVTCTSLASIQIYIWYYDEKFQICTYREGQIENYSFTIIWNWLSELTIFGIVPIFVLLFNIQVIREIRKITKSNPIQIPYQTTTSNSNAASTITLLSISFYLIFTTLPVTLVFVVESNIHLGNFNMTDQEIRSDPVWNRYFTFLAIRRFTEELCFSHYACYFFVYCLTGPQFRRAFISYVPRKLCPAVKSKHVGYTSVAGNGRTGNETCTTYV; encoded by the coding sequence ATGGAAGACAACCAGACGACAGAGTATTCCTACTTAAACAACAGTGTTTACCATCGCTATTCATGGCCTGTTGGCATTTTTAAAGAATTCTGTCCCGTAGCGCTCTATGTTGACCGCTACGTTACAATAGTTTGGTATATCATTGGACTTTTTACAAACCCAATTTCAGCCTTTCTATGGATGCAGCCACGTATCAGACGCAATAACTCTTCGGCAATCTATTTGGCTGCTTTGTCAATAACCGACTTTATGTTCCTGTGGCTACATTTTATAAATGAACTACAAATAGCTTGGGGTATTTCAACCGTTGCTTACACTGGAATATGTGAATTGTACAACTTCATCTACATGATCCCACAGTATATGGCACCACTTATTGTTCTTGCTTTTACAGTGGAACGATGGATTGCGGTGTGTAAGCCattccaaaaagaaaaatattgtactGTTAACAGAGCTATATATGTTGTCTGTGGACTCATCGTCACGTGTACGTCGCTTGCTTCAATTCAGATCTACATTTGGTACTACGATGAAAAGTTTCAAATTTGCACATACCGAGAAGGTCAGATCGAAAACTACAGTTTCACAATTATTTGGAATTGGTTAAGTGAGTTAACTATATTTGGTATTGTGCCGATTTTTGTGCTCCTTTTTAATATACAAGTAATTCGCGAAATTAGGAAGATTACAAAGTCTAATCCGATTCAAATCCCTTACCAGACAACGACATCAAACAGCAACGCTGCTTCGACTATAACTTTattgtccatttctttttacttgaTCTTCACTACTCTTCCAGTAActcttgtgtttgttgttgaaaGTAACATCCATTTAGGAAATTTTAACATGACAGATCAAGAAATCCGATCCGACCCGGTTTGGAACAGATATTTCACCTTCTTAGCAATTCGAAGATTTACTGAGGAACTATGCTTCTCACATTATGCATGCTATTTTTTTGTTTACTGTTTAACGGGGCCTCAGTTCAGGAGAGctttcatctcttatgtccctAGAAAGCTTTGTCCGGCAGTAAAATCTAAACATGTAGGATATACTTCCGTAGCAGGAAATGGAAGAACCGGAAATGAGACATGCACAACTTACGTGTGA